CGGACCAGAAGATGAGACCCCACACGATTACCCCAACCGCCAGGGAGGCGATCACCGCCCCGATCCACAGTTCTCGATTGAGGTGTGCCTCCGGGGTAATGCCCTCCGGCCAACCGATGCCCAGGGCTTCCGACCAGCTGCATCCACTGACGGTGACGGCCAATGCCCCCAGCATTGCTGCGAGCGCCAGCTGTCGAAGACCACGGGCAGGCCCTCCGGAGCCGCGCTGAGGCCTGCACTGCGACAAGCGTTGCAAACGACCTGGCCCGCGAGGTGTCACTGTTGGCGCCTCCTGTATCACAAGCTGGGCCGACTGGGATAGCACCGGCTGCGGCGAGAACCATCGGCTAACTCAGACATCGAATACTACGCAGCGTAGACCACGCCGCCCGCGCGGGCGACGATGCGGGCCGAAACGGCCCGCTGAGGAGCCGCGCCATCAGCCCCGCGGGCGACTGCCTGGTCGTCGCGACCCGCCGGACGAGGCATCCACAAGAGTCGCCAAGTGGGGCATACTGGGGCGCCGTGTGTGGACTGCTGGCCTTCGTCGCGGCCCCGGCCGGTGCTGCGGGGCCCGAAGGTGCCGACGCTGCCAGCGCCATCGCCCGCGCATCGCATTTGATGCGCCACCGCGGGCCCGATGAATCGGGCACCTGGCACGCCGTCGATGGCGCCTCCGGAGGCGTCGTGTTCGGGTTCAACCGACTGTCCATCATCGACATCGCGCACTCGCATCAGCCGCTGCGGTGGGGGCCGCCGGAGGCTCCGGACCGCTACGTGCTGGTGTTCAACGGCGAGATCTACAACTACTTGGAGCTGCGTGACGAGCTGCGCACCCAGCACGGCGCTGTGTTCGCCACCGACGGCGACGGTGAGGCGATCCTCGCCGGCTATCACCACTGGGGCACCGAGGTGCTGCAGCGGTTGCGCGGCATGTTCGCATTCGCGCTGTGGGACACCGTCACCCGCGAATTGTTCTGCGCGCGAGATCCGTTCGGCATCAAGCCGTTGTTTATCGCCACCGGAGCCGGCGGCACGGCGGTGGCCAGTGAGAAGAAATGCCTGCTGGACCTCGTCGAGTTGGTGGGGTTCGACACCGAGATCGACCATCGGGCGTTGCAGCACTACACCGTCCTGCAGTACGTGCCGGAACCCGAGACACTGCACCGTGGGGTACGTCGGCTGGAATCAGGCTGCTTCGCCCGGATCCGTGCCGACCAGCTCGCGCCGGTGATCACCCGTTATTTCGTGCCGCGATTTGCGGCCAGTCCGATCACCAACGACAACGACCAGGCCCGCTATGACGAGATCACGGCAGTGCTTGAGGACTCGGTGGCCAAGCATATGCGCGCCGATGTCACCGTCGGCGCGTTTCTGTCCGGGGGTATCGACTCCACGGCCATCGCGGCGCTGGCCATCCGGCACAATCCGCGGCTGATCACCTTCACCACCGGTTTCGAGCGCGAGGGCTTCTCCGAGATCGACGTCGCGGTGGCTTCGGCAGAGGCCATCGGTGCCCGTCACATCGCCAAGGTGGTCAGCGCCGACGAGTTCGTCGCCGCCCTGCCCGAGATCGTCTGGTACCTCGACGAGCCGGTCGCTGACCCAGCGCTGGTACCGTTGTTCTTCGTCGCCCGCGAGGCCCGAAAGCACGTCAAAGTGGTGTTGTCGGGCGAAGGCGCCGACGAACTGTTCGGCGGCTACACAATCTATCGAGAACCGCTGTCGTTGAGGCCGTTTGACTACCTGCCCAAGCCACTGCGCCGGTCGATGGGAAAAGTTTCCAAGCCACTGCCGGAGGGCATGCGCGGCAAGAGTCTGCTGCACCGCGGATCGCTGACACTCGAAGAGCGCTACTACGGCAATGCCCGCAGTTTCTCCGGCGCGCAGCTGCGCGAAGTACTGCCCGGGTTCCGGCCGGACTGGACCCACACAGATGTCACGGCGCCGGTCTACGCCGAATCGGCCGGCTGGGATCCGGTGGCGCGAATGCAGCACATCGACCTGTTCACCTGGCTGCGCGGCGACATTCTGGTCAAGGCCGACAAGATAACGATGGCCAACTCCCTGGAGCTGCGGGTGCCGTTCCTGGACCCG
Above is a window of Mycobacterium tuberculosis H37Rv DNA encoding:
- the asnB gene encoding asparagine synthetase encodes the protein MCGLLAFVAAPAGAAGPEGADAASAIARASHLMRHRGPDESGTWHAVDGASGGVVFGFNRLSIIDIAHSHQPLRWGPPEAPDRYVLVFNGEIYNYLELRDELRTQHGAVFATDGDGEAILAGYHHWGTEVLQRLRGMFAFALWDTVTRELFCARDPFGIKPLFIATGAGGTAVASEKKCLLDLVELVGFDTEIDHRALQHYTVLQYVPEPETLHRGVRRLESGCFARIRADQLAPVITRYFVPRFAASPITNDNDQARYDEITAVLEDSVAKHMRADVTVGAFLSGGIDSTAIAALAIRHNPRLITFTTGFEREGFSEIDVAVASAEAIGARHIAKVVSADEFVAALPEIVWYLDEPVADPALVPLFFVAREARKHVKVVLSGEGADELFGGYTIYREPLSLRPFDYLPKPLRRSMGKVSKPLPEGMRGKSLLHRGSLTLEERYYGNARSFSGAQLREVLPGFRPDWTHTDVTAPVYAESAGWDPVARMQHIDLFTWLRGDILVKADKITMANSLELRVPFLDPEVFAVASRLPAGAKITRTTTKYALRRALEPIVPAHVLHRPKLGFPVPIRHWLRAGELLEWAYATVGSSQAGHLVDIAAVYRMLDEHRCGSSDHSRRLWTMLIFMLWHAIFVEHSVVPQISEPQYPVQL